From the Streptomyces nigrescens genome, one window contains:
- the pruA gene encoding L-glutamate gamma-semialdehyde dehydrogenase, which produces MDAVTQVPVPVNEPVHTYAPGSPERSRLEAKLKELAGNPIELPMTIGGEHRMGGGERFDVVQPHNHSARLGTYANATVKDAQDAVDAALAAAPAWRAMSFDDRAAIILKAADLLSGPWRETLAAATMLGQSKTAQQAEIDTPCELIDFWRFNVHFARQILAEQPPANSPGVWNRSDHRPLEGFVYAITPFNFTAIAGNLPTAPALMGNVVVWKPSPTQTYAAVLLMQLLEEAGLPKGVINLVTGDGKDVSEVALTHPDLAGIHFTGSTKTFQYLWKTVGINIENYKTYPRLVGETGGKDFIVAHPSADRAVLKTAMTRGAFEFQGQKCSAASRAYVPASLWNSGLKEEFAAEVDALAMGDVSDLSNFIGAVIDERSFAKNKAAIDRAKADPTVEVVAGGTYDDSEGYFVRPTVLVSTDPENEIFKDEYFGPILGVYVYDDADYDAMLTQMESASAYGLTGCVIAQDRAEAARTCEVLRFAAGNFYINDKPTGAVVGQQPFGGGRASGTNDKAGAKQNLMRWTSTRSIKETLVPPTDYRYPHMG; this is translated from the coding sequence ATGGACGCTGTGACCCAGGTCCCCGTGCCGGTGAACGAGCCGGTCCACACCTACGCCCCCGGCAGCCCGGAGCGTTCCCGCCTGGAGGCCAAGCTCAAGGAGCTGGCCGGCAACCCGATCGAGCTGCCGATGACCATCGGCGGCGAGCACCGGATGGGCGGCGGCGAGCGCTTCGACGTCGTTCAGCCGCACAACCACTCCGCCCGTCTCGGCACGTACGCCAACGCGACGGTCAAGGACGCCCAGGACGCGGTCGACGCCGCGCTGGCCGCCGCCCCGGCCTGGCGCGCGATGTCCTTCGACGACCGTGCCGCGATCATCCTCAAGGCCGCCGACCTGCTCTCCGGCCCCTGGCGCGAGACGTTGGCCGCCGCCACCATGCTCGGCCAGTCCAAGACCGCCCAGCAGGCCGAGATCGACACCCCGTGTGAGCTGATCGACTTCTGGCGCTTCAACGTGCACTTCGCGCGCCAGATCCTCGCCGAGCAGCCCCCGGCGAACTCCCCGGGTGTCTGGAACCGCTCGGACCACCGTCCTCTTGAGGGCTTCGTCTACGCGATCACGCCGTTCAACTTCACCGCGATCGCCGGCAACCTCCCGACCGCGCCCGCGCTCATGGGCAACGTCGTGGTCTGGAAGCCGTCCCCGACGCAGACCTACGCCGCCGTGCTGCTGATGCAGCTGCTGGAGGAGGCCGGGCTGCCCAAGGGCGTCATCAACCTCGTCACCGGCGACGGCAAGGACGTCTCCGAGGTGGCACTGACCCACCCCGACCTGGCGGGCATCCACTTCACGGGTTCGACCAAGACCTTCCAGTACCTGTGGAAGACGGTCGGCATCAACATCGAGAACTACAAGACCTACCCGCGGCTCGTCGGCGAGACCGGCGGCAAGGACTTCATCGTCGCCCACCCGTCGGCCGACCGCGCCGTGCTGAAGACCGCCATGACCCGTGGTGCCTTCGAGTTCCAGGGCCAGAAGTGCTCCGCGGCCTCCCGCGCCTACGTCCCGGCCTCGCTGTGGAACAGCGGCCTCAAGGAGGAGTTCGCGGCCGAGGTCGACGCCCTCGCCATGGGCGATGTCTCCGACCTGTCGAACTTCATCGGCGCCGTCATCGACGAGCGCTCGTTCGCCAAGAACAAGGCGGCGATCGACCGTGCCAAGGCCGACCCGACCGTCGAGGTCGTGGCCGGCGGTACGTACGACGACAGCGAGGGCTACTTCGTCCGCCCGACGGTCCTGGTCTCCACCGACCCGGAGAACGAGATCTTCAAGGACGAGTACTTCGGCCCGATCCTCGGCGTCTACGTCTACGACGACGCCGACTACGACGCGATGCTCACCCAGATGGAGTCCGCCTCGGCGTACGGCCTGACCGGTTGCGTCATCGCCCAGGACCGTGCCGAGGCGGCCCGCACCTGTGAGGTGCTGCGCTTCGCGGCCGGCAACTTCTACATCAACGACAAGCCGACCGGCGCCGTCGTCGGCCAGCAGCCCTTCGGCGGCGGCCGCGCGTCCGGCACCAACGACAAGGCCGGCGCCAAGCAGAACCTGATGCGCTGGACCTCGACCCGCTCCATCAAGGAGACCCTGGTCCCGCCGACGGACTACCGCTACCCGCACATGGGCTGA